A window of the Candidatus Paraluminiphilus aquimaris genome harbors these coding sequences:
- the argE gene encoding acetylornithine deacetylase has protein sequence MPTSEQKIVKRVSELVAADSVSSPDPHWDSSNRQVISHLSSYAEQDGWSVEVQALDTGVDGKANLIATLGDVTKEGEEPAGLVLSGHTDTVPFDAQGWDTDPLQLSERDGRLYGLGSTDMKGFFAIALEAASAFNPKDFKAPLYLLATADEESTMHGARALRRDHLPLARAAVVGEPTDLRPMRMHKGIMMQGVKMRGRSGHSSNPSLGNNVIDALPTLLSVLSTYRDELAQTFRCELMAVPVPTINFGCVHGGDSPNRICGELDFSFDVRMLPGLEYQDVERALNARLVEIAALHDIDIEMRRLVEPVPAFEQAADSELVIACEQASGQTSDAVNFATEAPFLKSLGLETIVMGPGSIDVAHQPNEYMPMEQIQPAIETLRELIRRYCL, from the coding sequence ATGCCTACCAGCGAGCAGAAAATCGTTAAACGCGTATCCGAACTCGTAGCAGCAGATTCCGTCAGCTCGCCCGACCCTCATTGGGACAGCAGCAATCGACAGGTCATCTCTCATCTCTCGAGCTACGCAGAGCAAGACGGCTGGTCCGTCGAGGTGCAAGCGCTCGATACAGGTGTCGATGGCAAGGCGAACTTGATAGCCACGCTGGGCGATGTGACGAAAGAGGGGGAGGAACCAGCGGGATTGGTGCTCTCGGGCCATACCGATACGGTCCCCTTTGACGCGCAGGGTTGGGACACTGATCCGCTGCAACTCAGCGAGCGCGATGGGCGTCTGTATGGACTTGGCAGTACCGATATGAAGGGTTTTTTTGCGATTGCACTGGAGGCGGCGTCTGCGTTCAACCCAAAAGACTTTAAGGCTCCGCTTTACCTCTTAGCCACCGCGGATGAAGAGAGCACGATGCACGGAGCGCGAGCGCTTCGCAGAGACCACTTGCCGCTGGCACGCGCTGCTGTGGTGGGAGAGCCAACGGACCTTCGCCCAATGCGCATGCACAAAGGCATTATGATGCAGGGCGTTAAAATGCGAGGGCGCAGTGGTCATTCGTCAAACCCCTCGTTGGGAAACAATGTGATCGACGCGCTTCCGACCTTGTTGTCTGTTTTGTCGACCTACCGAGACGAGCTGGCCCAAACGTTTAGGTGTGAATTAATGGCAGTGCCCGTGCCGACGATCAACTTTGGTTGCGTCCATGGTGGTGACAGCCCCAATCGTATTTGCGGTGAGCTTGATTTCAGCTTCGACGTGCGAATGCTTCCCGGTCTTGAGTATCAAGATGTTGAACGAGCGCTGAATGCCCGACTGGTCGAAATCGCGGCGCTGCACGATATCGATATCGAAATGCGGCGATTAGTTGAGCCAGTCCCGGCTTTTGAGCAAGCCGCTGACAGTGAATTAGTCATTGCCTGTGAGCAGGCTTCAGGTCAAACCTCCGATGCAGTGAATTTTGCGACTGAAGCCCCGTTCTTGAAGTCACTCGGGTTAGAGACCATTGTCATGGGGCCTGGCTCGATCGATGTCGCTCACCAACCGAATGAATACATGCCGATGGAGCAGATTCAACCGGCGATTGAAACGCTGCGTGAGCTCATTAGGCGCTATTGTTTATGA
- a CDS encoding SRPBCC family protein produces the protein MAVIIDHKFAVAPETLWEILGTPDRVDWVPGVTSCSFDGEVRSLDLPGAGAIKERILRHDNDARIIEYSCFESPGNLESHRAKMEITAADGGCRLQWEASVEPVAIEPFIKGSMEGCIVRLEQMLNPS, from the coding sequence GTGGCAGTGATAATTGATCATAAATTTGCGGTGGCTCCAGAGACGCTCTGGGAAATCTTAGGAACCCCAGATAGGGTGGATTGGGTGCCGGGCGTAACGAGTTGCTCGTTTGATGGCGAGGTCCGATCACTTGATTTGCCCGGCGCAGGTGCGATCAAGGAGCGAATTTTACGCCACGATAATGACGCTAGAATCATTGAGTATTCGTGCTTTGAAAGCCCCGGAAACTTGGAATCTCATCGGGCAAAAATGGAGATCACCGCGGCCGACGGTGGCTGCAGACTCCAATGGGAAGCGTCCGTAGAACCGGTGGCGATCGAGCCTTTTATCAAGGGGAGTATGGAGGGCTGCATTGTCCGTTTGGAACAAATGCTGAACCCGAGTTAG
- a CDS encoding aldose epimerase family protein has protein sequence MSNRHTISQTSPDARRGITVDLLNRGAAIGRIQLHGMGRQRDIDVVLGYASTEDYDRDPFYLGSTVGPVANRIADGKVALASGTFSIGINEPSRSNALHGGELGLHQQLFQPSPTSDAQSLTLSRQLPHLSDGFPGNRLVTVRYELTDATSLQCDFAATTDRETVINLANHAYFNLGGRLADHEFRTHLEHFTPVNEQSIPIGTIASLVGSELDFRQWRRLGDSVLDHNFVLRKDNKLQKAASLRLHDTQLQLDVLTTQPALQVYTGDGLTAPFSARAGICLEAQAFPDAPNQPGFPSIVLTPGRTYRQRTIYRFTELSDH, from the coding sequence ATGAGTAACCGTCATACGATTTCACAGACATCTCCCGACGCTCGGAGAGGGATTACTGTTGACCTCCTTAATAGGGGCGCGGCCATTGGCAGAATCCAGTTGCACGGAATGGGTCGCCAAAGAGATATCGATGTTGTTCTTGGTTATGCATCCACCGAGGATTACGACCGAGACCCGTTTTATCTCGGCTCGACAGTGGGGCCAGTGGCCAATCGAATCGCGGACGGTAAGGTGGCGTTAGCTTCCGGCACTTTCTCTATAGGTATTAATGAGCCGTCACGCTCGAACGCGTTGCATGGTGGAGAGCTGGGTTTGCATCAACAACTATTCCAGCCCTCCCCAACGAGCGACGCTCAAAGTCTGACGCTCTCGCGCCAACTTCCTCATCTATCAGATGGCTTCCCAGGTAACCGTTTGGTCACGGTGCGTTATGAGCTTACTGACGCCACCAGTTTGCAGTGTGATTTTGCAGCAACCACTGATCGCGAAACCGTTATTAACTTAGCCAATCACGCTTATTTTAATTTGGGTGGACGCTTAGCCGACCATGAATTTCGAACTCATTTGGAGCATTTTACCCCTGTTAATGAGCAATCGATTCCAATCGGAACAATTGCTTCGCTCGTTGGGAGCGAGCTCGATTTTCGCCAATGGCGCCGCCTCGGCGATAGCGTGCTCGATCATAATTTCGTTTTGCGCAAGGACAACAAACTACAAAAAGCCGCCAGCCTTCGCCTACACGACACCCAACTGCAGCTCGATGTCCTCACAACGCAGCCTGCACTTCAGGTGTACACCGGCGACGGCTTAACAGCCCCCTTCAGCGCAAGAGCGGGCATCTGCCTTGAAGCACAAGCCTTCCCAGACGCACCAAATCAACCCGGCTTCCCCAGCATCGTCCTAACGCCCGGGCGAACATATCGCCAGCGAACAATCTATCGATTCACAGAGCTCTCAGATCACTAA
- the arsC gene encoding arsenate reductase (glutaredoxin) (This arsenate reductase requires both glutathione and glutaredoxin to convert arsenate to arsenite, after which the efflux transporter formed by ArsA and ArsB can extrude the arsenite from the cell, providing resistance.) has product MNRITIWHNPRCSKSRASLALLEENGVTPEQVLYLETPPSKDQITQTLSYLNAKAIDIMRTTEPTFKTLNLSKDLDELVLIEAMVNNPILIERPIVIAGNQAVIGRPPENVLRLL; this is encoded by the coding sequence GTGAACCGCATCACCATATGGCATAACCCACGCTGCTCGAAGTCGAGGGCCTCGTTAGCGTTGCTCGAGGAAAACGGCGTTACGCCTGAGCAAGTACTCTATCTGGAGACACCCCCTAGCAAGGATCAAATTACCCAGACCCTGTCTTACTTAAATGCTAAGGCTATCGACATTATGAGAACCACAGAGCCAACGTTTAAGACGCTTAATTTATCCAAAGACCTTGATGAATTGGTTCTGATAGAAGCCATGGTTAACAACCCCATTCTCATCGAGCGCCCCATTGTCATTGCAGGAAATCAGGCTGTTATCGGTCGTCCGCCTGAAAATGTATTGCGCTTGCTCTGA
- a CDS encoding crotonase/enoyl-CoA hydratase family protein — MDFKTILYDVQDGILTITLNRPERLNAFNNAMRDEVIAALDAADADDEVKAIIFTGAGRAFCAGADLGGGGDTFNYKPKDPGIPRDGGGLLTLRIFECLKPVISACNGAAVGIGATMQCAMDIRLASENAKYGFVFSKRGIVPEAASSWFLPRVVGISTALEWTFSGRVFPADEARSRGFVRTVYPADELMPAARALAKEFCNETSAVSVAMARQMMWKMLGADHPMEAHQIDSRGVYFTGKSEDAQEGVKSFLEKRPANYPGKVSSDMPEFFPWWEPRDFN, encoded by the coding sequence ATGGACTTTAAAACTATTTTGTACGATGTGCAGGACGGCATTCTAACGATTACGCTCAATCGTCCGGAGCGGTTAAACGCCTTTAACAACGCCATGCGCGATGAGGTGATTGCGGCTCTTGATGCGGCGGATGCAGACGATGAGGTGAAAGCCATTATCTTTACGGGCGCAGGCCGCGCCTTTTGTGCCGGTGCCGACCTAGGGGGAGGAGGAGATACCTTTAATTACAAGCCTAAAGATCCCGGTATACCGCGTGACGGCGGCGGCTTGCTGACGCTGCGAATATTCGAGTGCTTAAAGCCTGTGATTTCAGCTTGTAACGGTGCGGCTGTCGGCATCGGCGCCACGATGCAGTGCGCGATGGATATCCGGCTGGCGTCGGAAAATGCGAAATACGGCTTTGTATTCTCCAAGCGAGGAATTGTTCCGGAAGCGGCTTCAAGTTGGTTTCTTCCGCGGGTGGTTGGCATCAGCACGGCGTTGGAGTGGACATTTTCTGGCCGCGTATTTCCAGCGGATGAGGCGCGGAGTCGAGGCTTCGTCCGAACCGTATACCCTGCCGATGAGCTGATGCCTGCAGCGCGGGCTTTGGCGAAAGAATTTTGTAACGAGACATCTGCCGTTTCTGTCGCTATGGCGCGCCAAATGATGTGGAAAATGCTGGGTGCTGACCATCCTATGGAAGCGCACCAGATAGATTCTCGAGGTGTTTACTTCACTGGCAAGTCGGAAGATGCACAAGAAGGTGTTAAGTCATTCTTAGAAAAGCGGCCAGCCAACTACCCCGGGAAAGTAAGCAGTGATATGCCCGAATTTTTTCCATGGTGGGAGCCGCGCGACTTTAATTGA
- a CDS encoding quinone oxidoreductase family protein has translation MSTIRAVRVETCGAAEQMTVQAIPEPAPGPKEVRIRMSACGINLIDTYHRSGLYPLPLPTGLGCEGAGVVDAVGEGVDDLVVGDRVAFAMAMGAYAESIVLPRASLVRVPADVSDEQAAAVLLKAMTVDYLFNDTFPLKGGERVLFHAAAGGVGLIACQWAKHIGVELIGTASTQEKCELAESHGASHCYLSDTPDLPDNLRAHAPQGYPVVYDSVGKSTYRLSLGLLAPLGTFVSFGNASGPIDAVVPGELALGGSLYFTRPTLATHMARPGWMQASADRIFGLIAAGALTVEINQRYALEDVVRAHKDLEGRLTTGSSLLIP, from the coding sequence GTGAGTACGATCAGAGCGGTAAGGGTAGAGACTTGTGGCGCCGCAGAACAAATGACGGTCCAGGCTATTCCTGAGCCCGCACCGGGTCCAAAAGAAGTGCGAATTCGAATGAGCGCCTGCGGCATCAATCTCATCGATACCTATCACCGGTCTGGTCTGTATCCGCTGCCGTTGCCCACGGGTCTTGGCTGCGAGGGTGCGGGGGTCGTGGACGCTGTGGGTGAGGGAGTGGATGACCTTGTCGTGGGTGATAGGGTGGCTTTTGCGATGGCTATGGGGGCCTATGCGGAGTCTATTGTTCTACCGAGAGCCTCATTGGTTCGGGTGCCTGCTGACGTGTCCGATGAGCAAGCGGCCGCCGTGTTGCTCAAAGCCATGACGGTGGATTATCTCTTCAACGATACGTTCCCTCTGAAGGGCGGAGAGCGGGTGCTTTTCCATGCCGCTGCAGGCGGTGTTGGGCTGATTGCTTGCCAGTGGGCCAAGCACATAGGCGTTGAGTTAATTGGTACCGCCAGCACGCAAGAGAAGTGTGAACTTGCCGAAAGTCACGGCGCGTCACACTGTTATCTGAGCGACACACCCGATCTGCCTGACAACCTCCGAGCGCATGCGCCACAGGGTTACCCGGTGGTTTACGACAGCGTTGGGAAATCGACTTATCGCTTAAGCTTAGGGCTACTGGCGCCTCTGGGTACGTTCGTTAGCTTTGGTAATGCCTCGGGTCCCATTGACGCGGTTGTGCCGGGGGAGCTTGCGCTGGGTGGCTCTCTTTACTTTACGCGACCGACTTTGGCCACGCACATGGCGCGACCTGGCTGGATGCAAGCATCAGCAGATCGAATTTTTGGTTTGATTGCGGCTGGGGCCCTAACTGTAGAGATTAATCAACGATATGCCCTGGAGGATGTGGTTCGAGCACATAAGGATCTTGAGGGCCGCTTGACGACCGGCAGCTCGCTCCTCATCCCTTAG